One Dasypus novemcinctus isolate mDasNov1 chromosome 27, mDasNov1.1.hap2, whole genome shotgun sequence genomic window, GATTGGATTCtttgagtaaataaataatgactgaaaaagaGGGTAATTTTGCCTAGGAGCATGCTCTATGGCAGAAAAATAGATTGGATCTAAAACTTTGCTAGCAGTGTTCTAAGAAAGTAATTAATTTATGCAAGAATAACTGATTTGATTCTTTGAGATACAGCCAATGCCTTGAAATGCTGCTACATAAGCCATAGAGTATTATAGAATATGGTGTGGTGGAGTAAAAGAACAGACAGGATGTCAGAAGGTCAGGGTTTCTAGTTCAGGTGCCACCTCTTATTTAATTTATGATGTCTTTCAGTATTGTTTTACTCACTTATTATGTAATACCTATGGTGTTTGAATAGATCTAGAGCCGAAAAATACACACGTATATAAAAGCTTTtagggaagctaatgtggctcaactgatagagcttccgcctaccatataggaggtccagggttcaatacccagggccccTTGGCCCCGTGTGGTGAGATGGTCCACATGGAGTGcggctgcatgcaaggagtgtcgcccccacacaggggtgtccccatgtaaggAGTGTAGGCCCCTGTAggagtgtagcctgcccaggaatggtgctgcccacagggagagctgatatagcaaaatgatgcaacaaaaaagagacacaaacacaaagaagaaacaatatGAGTCCCAGGTTGCTGAGGAgaagcaagagaataatcacctctctcccactctggaaggtcccaggatgggttcctggagctgcctaatgagaatacaacagacacagaagaacacacagcgaatggacacagggatcagacaatgagggggagggaggggaagggaaagggggaagaaataagaaaaaaaaatcacacacacaaaataaaaacttttaatttgTAAACCACTGGTCATCAAGGTCTTTCAAATGCTTTATTCAAGAGCTTGTTAATTCTCAAAgcactaatgtaaactatacatttgtgtgtgtgaaaGGAGAAGAGTTTAAAGCCCAGTAGTGGTTTTGCTTGATCAGAAAAGTATTATCCAGGATTACACCAGCTCAGTGTGTAGTTGGGCACCTACCTGTACTTTTTCTACTTTTATAGGCAGAAATCCAGCAGCAGTGACTTACCATTTAGCAAAACTACTAAGCTTCTCTGTCTTTGTTGAGTCTTGCTTTAGTTGATAAAAAGATCCTAACTAAAAAGATAACTTTTGTTGTATGTTTGGGTGGGGAATATCTCATAGTTAATTTAGTTGCTAAGTTGTGCTTGGATGTTAATCTATTGAAAGTCATGCtggtttttggtattttgttttctttcccataGTTATGGTGACAGTACATGGAGAGGTACGTGCTGAAAAGATTTGTGTGGTTTGTGCAGATTGCTGAGTCCTTTCTTAGCCAACGTTGTGGCTTCCCTGTTGAAAACGTCTGTTCCAATCTGTATTGCTTCATTGTTTGCCtttgtctgtgtggtgagctgctgCCATTCCAGGCCACTCCTCTCCCACATGTTGTCTTTACTGTGCTATATGTAGACAGGTAGAAGAGCAGGACCGTGAAACAGATGCCTCAGGCATGTGGTATTTCCATGCTGAGATTGATGATAGTCTCTGGGGTGAAGGCAATTGTGTGCCCAATCTTTGCACACTGTACAGTCTTTAATAATTTGCCAGAGGCTTAAATATGGAGAGTCTGTTGTAATATTCCCCTTTCCTTATTCTTCAGATTGATCCTGTTACAGGTATGGTTATGAACTTGACCGACCTCAAGGAGTATATGGAGGTAATAGCATGTTGGGTGTTTATTATGTGCTTTCTCCTAAGTATATTCGATGGCCCCATTTTCACTTCCCCAAATGAGTATCTCCAGAAGTTCCACGACTTTGTGGATAGAATTGGGTATGGGAGTATAGGAGTATAGGAGTAGTTGGAGgctttcgttttttttttaatatattaaaaattttttttaaaaaaatgtacttagattacataaatgttagttacataaaaaatagaggggattctcGTATGACCTCCTGcctacccctctcacattttcccacattaacatccttcatcagtgtggtacatttgttacaattgatgaacacatttttgagcattgccgctaagcatggattatagtttacatcgtagtttatactctcccgcacaattttgtaagttatggcaagatatatgatgacctgcatctgtcattgcagtgtcattcaggacagttcccaagtcctgaaaatgcccccatattacacctatttttccctctccctaggCTAGAGGCCTTCTAAAGTTGTCTGGGTGACTTGAAGGAAATTAGTCATAGTGGTGTTACAGTGATGGGAATAAATGCTCATCTTGTGTTCCTTGCTTGGACTATTCTGATTTCCTTCCTTTAACAAATTTTACCCTTCTTTCAAGTtacagctttctcctttctttctctgaattttctttgaGTCTTCGATCATAGATTTTATCCCTTTTGCTTTATTATAAACTCACTGGGGAAGTTCATAGATGGAAATGAATACTCAAGAAAGTGATCtataaataatttattgattGTATCATTATAGAATTGTTGCATTGTAAGAGTCCTTAGAGAAAATCTAAGCCAACTTCTTCATTCCATAGATTAAGATCAAGAGATACTGAACAGTTAAATGACTTGTCCCACATCACGTGGTTAGTCAATTGTGCAGTTGGAGTAATTTTCCTACtatccagcatatatatatatatatttttttttttttccttttccttttttgttgagGTACTGgtagctggggattgaacctgggacctcgtatgtgggaagccggtgctcaaccactgaaacgagttttgttttttgtttttttttgttttttgtttttgtttttgttttctcaggaggcactgggaactgaacctgggacctcacgtGTGAGAGGTGGGCGCTcaaaccgcttgagccacatctgctccccagcataTTTTTTTGTTATCCAATACCTCACCTGTTTACTTAGTTCTTTGTtttgctctttaaaaaatttgGCATTTGCATCATAAAAATGTTACTAATAAATATTACTTCTTTCGCATTACTTTTTATCCATATAGCCAACAAATTTGtctactttgcatcagtacatgTGCTAAGTACTAGGAATACAAAGATGAATGAGACATAGCCCATACCCACAGATTGCTAATATTACTTTTTCTAGAAGGTAaatataataggtgctcaataagtgttGGTTGAATAAATGACTAagagaatgagtgaatgaacaagTAGCACTGTGCTCAAGGCACTTTAGCAAAGCTGTAAAGACAGAGTTCCCACATTTACTGAGGATATAAGGTGTACAAGATAAGACAAAAATGTGAGATGTCCCAGGCAGGCATATGATTGAGTATTAGAGTTCTCTACACTTTTCCCCATCTTTATTTACCTGAAGGACACCACACACTCCTGTCGGTATAAGTAGCTAATCATGGCATATAgagtaaaattagaaaatgctCTGCAGAAAAGCTGTCCACGTAGGAGTTGGGACCTGAGTTGGGATTGAAGATAAAGCTAAGGTATTTATTTTCTTGGTATCCAAGGAGCATCCTTTCATTTGATGTATTCTAAAAGATGTTTGGTTTAGTGTTTCCTCTTTTTAGATGGTTCTGTTTTTGCTCAAGAAATAATTGCTACTATTGTTATTAACATACTTAAAACCATACCATATGGAAAATTAGGTCTTACATAGTAGCTAAAAATGTAAACCTAGAAAGAATAAGGGAATTATGATTCTTGCTAATGACAAGGAAAAATACTGCATTATTATATATAAGTATTAGGAAGTCTTTAAGTTTATAGTATGTTTTCCCTTTAAGAACccaagatcttttctaaattatttgtcattgcagaaatatagaactgcctacataatttcagacttagtATGCTTTGCAAAATGTAGTACTTACTGGAGACTTGTCCTAAAAATATTATGGCATTGTGTTGTAGGTGAGACTGTTAAGGAGAAGTGTTTCTGGTAAATTTTTGGACAGAATTCAAAAAGTATTAAACTGAATTCAGAATCACAAGAGCTTGTGCTTTGAGAAGGCTCAAGTGAATTCTCTACTTTTTGGTTTCTTACCTCCTTGGCATTCAGTTATAAGAAGATAACTAATCATTATAGAGAACTAGGCCTTAACTTTATCTTACAACTTTAAACTTTCTAAGATTGCTTTGTAAGACAGGGACCTAGGATTTACAAGTACTGAGTTAGGGGCCAAATGATACAGAGAAGGCTTAGAGGCAGAGGTGGAAAACTGTGGAATTTGAGTCATAATGGAATcaatgtgatttttcctttgttttgtctCCAGGAGGCAATTATGAAGCCCCTCGACCACAAGAATCTGGATCTGGATGTGCCCTACTTCGCCAAGGTCGTGAGGTGGGCATCACTAGCCTTacactgatagtaaaaaagaagTATTGCTTTTAATATTGTATCTGATTGTTGTGcaatttctaaagttttagtttgACGATGTCTTTTAAAGATAGAATTTTTGCTCTCTGTAAATATTAAACAttaaattttgtttaatattCACTTTTtgaacttcttttcttttcctgcagCACTACAGAAAATGTAGCTGTGTATATATGGGAAAACCTTCAGAAATTTCTTCCTGCGGGAGTTCTTTATAAAGTAAAAGTATATGAAACTGACAATAATATTGTAGTCTATAAAGGAGAATAGATTTTAGGGTTAGCATTGTAGAgagacttaatttctttttatatttgaaaaagatCTTATCCCCCTAAAGCCTTAAGGAGTCATCACATGGTTGTTGTATCTCCACATTATGTTCTCGAGTGCCTGATTTATTGAAATTATTGTAAGACCTGTTTTAAGTTGCACTCTATTTTAAAACCAAATTTTTAATAGATCTTTAATATTATTCAGACAATACCCATATCCATAGATATGGACAATATCCATAGATTAAAAATCCATAGATTAAAAATCACTTCATCTTTAACAAAATGTTTTGGTATAGAATTATTTGAAACCAAGAAGATATGTTTTTGTTACTGTTTCCTCCATTATCTCATAATTGGTACCCATTTTTTCGTGGTATATACAAGTGGTAAAGTTAATTCCCTTGATTACTTCTTCTCAAGTATGCTAAAGGTACAAGGTTATTCAGTGAAAATTAGAGACACAGATCATCTAAGACAATGCATTGCAGATGTATATACAAGGATTGatggaaatgcttttttttccccctaaaataaACCCTTTAAATTGCACATTTGCGTCTCTTGTGAAATGGGGTGAGAACCCCTCCTCACTCCCAGTCCCAGCCCCACGGGTACAGTCTGGTGGCCATGGTCAGGCCGGCggcaggggtgaggggagtgTGCAGGGCCGTGCCCGGGGGCCTTCTCAGAGCTGGCCCAGAGTCTGCTCCAGCATCTTCAGGGCAGGGAGCTCAGACTGGGCTGTCACTCTGAGCGGTCCAGGAACTGCTTGATGTCGTAGGCGAGGGGCCCCAGGTGAAGGGGTTGGGGGGCAGTGCGGTGGGGCCTGCTGGGCGGGCTCTGAGCTGCCTCCACCGAAGGCTGCGGTCAGAGCGCAGCCCACGGACgtggcccacagctgagcccaccgccacccctgcaGCCGTGGTCGCCATCTGCGCCCTGGGGTAGGGGCTGCGGCTGCCAGCCGGCTGAGCGGCTGCGCTGCGGCACCCccggggcggggagtggggggagacCCAGACGAGTTGAGTCAAAAACGGAGGCAGTGATGGCGGGTCCATCTCATGGAGGATCTCCGAAAATGTTGCTTTAGTGCACGTTGTTCATTGCAAATTTTGCACAACTTTTTGAATTGTTAGTAACAATACATTGAACATAGCATGTGTTAGTAAACTGTTACGTATTTGGTCTGAATTTCCAGATTTTATAGCCCCCTGAGCAATTTCAATTTAGAAGACTGAAGAATAATCACTTATTTTAAACCCTTTAAAATTGTCAACACTAAAAAGATATCTTATTCTCTGTAAGTCAGCTcctatatataatttttcctaATTGACCCCATTTTGTTCAAATCATTAAACATACCTGTGCAAGTTAAACTGTAGGGAAgtaaacttggcccaatggatagggcttccgcctaccacatgggaggtctgctgtttaaaccctgggcctctttgacgagtgtggagctggcccacgtgcagtgctgatgcgcgcaaggagtgcagtgccacacaggggtgtcccctgcgtagggagccccactcctggtaaggagagctgcccagcgcaaaagaaagtgcaacctgctcaagaatggtgccgcacacacggagagctgacacaacgaaaagagacagattcccggtggcaCTGATAAGgttaaaagcggtcacagaagaacacacagcgaatggacacgagagcagacaatttggggggggggggaaggagagagaaaaaaaaactacatttgGCATTCATTTCTGGTGTTTTCCTCAGGAgtaaattcacaaaaatatatatgtgtgtgcttcACCCAAAGAACCCTTCTCTTTTGTATTCTTATTTGTATTCTAAActtcttaaatatagaattttatttttatctccacATAGTATCTGGTGCACAATAGATTCTCAGAATGTTGTCATTTGAAAATAGTAAAAAGATTTGTGCAGTGATTGCTatactagaataatttttcagagaagtagactttttttttgtGAGTGACTAGTTTTATTATGAATATTGACAGTAATTGTACTGCCCATTTAATTAAGTTTGGATGTGTTTTATGTG contains:
- the PTS gene encoding 6-pyruvoyl tetrahydrobiopterin synthase isoform X2, which encodes MSAASSGEGRRRRARVSRLVSFSASHRLHSKSLSNEENLKLFGKCNNPNGHGHNYKVMVTVHGEIDPVTGMVMNLTDLKEYMEEAIMKPLDHKNLDLDVPYFAKVVSTTENVAVYIWENLQKFLPAGVLYKVKVYETDNNIVVYKGE
- the PTS gene encoding 6-pyruvoyl tetrahydrobiopterin synthase isoform X1, which translates into the protein MSAASSGEGRRRRARVSRLVSFSASHRLHSKSLSNEENLKLFGKCNNPNGHGHNYKVMVTVHGEIDPVTGMVMNLTDLKEYMEEALGTEPGTSRVRGGNYEAPRPQESGSGCALLRQGREHYRKCSCVYMGKPSEISSCGSSL